One Sphingomonas endolithica DNA segment encodes these proteins:
- a CDS encoding competence/damage-inducible protein A produces MTTRIWTAALAVIGDEILSGRTQDKNVAQIASWLNVQGIRLAEVRIVPDRTDAIVEAVNALRARNDYLFTTGGIGPTHDDITVDAIAEALGVDVVFHPKAVAVLERYYETRGGFTEARKRMARVPKGADLIENRMSGAPGIRFGNVFIMAGVPHITAGMLDALTGTLEGGLPVLSKTIGCWVGESEVAELLRAVEKSHAGVAIGSYPFFRDGRTGANFVVRATDAELLERCIVDLTREIEATGRTVVAGGI; encoded by the coding sequence ATGACCACACGCATCTGGACGGCCGCGCTTGCGGTGATAGGCGACGAGATCCTGTCGGGCCGCACGCAGGACAAGAATGTTGCGCAGATCGCGTCATGGCTGAACGTGCAGGGCATCCGCTTGGCCGAGGTGCGCATCGTGCCGGATCGGACGGATGCGATCGTCGAGGCGGTGAACGCGCTCAGGGCGCGCAACGATTACCTCTTCACCACCGGTGGGATCGGACCGACGCATGACGACATCACCGTCGATGCGATCGCCGAGGCGCTTGGCGTGGACGTGGTATTCCACCCCAAGGCGGTGGCAGTACTGGAGCGATATTATGAGACCCGCGGTGGCTTCACCGAAGCGCGCAAGCGCATGGCGCGCGTGCCGAAAGGCGCCGACCTGATCGAAAACCGCATGTCGGGGGCACCGGGCATTCGCTTCGGCAACGTGTTCATCATGGCGGGTGTGCCGCACATCACCGCCGGCATGCTGGATGCGCTGACCGGCACGCTGGAAGGCGGGCTGCCGGTCCTGTCCAAGACGATCGGCTGCTGGGTCGGCGAGAGCGAGGTCGCCGAATTGCTGCGTGCGGTCGAGAAGAGCCATGCTGGCGTCGCAATCGGCAGTTACCCGTTCTTCCGCGATGGCCGGACCGGGGCCAATTTCGTCGTGCGCGCGACCGATGCAGAACTTCTCGAGCGATGCATCGTTGATCTGACGCGCGAGATCGAGGCAACCGGCCGCACCGTCGTTGCCGGCGGTATCTGA
- the glnA gene encoding type I glutamate--ammonia ligase, with amino-acid sequence MANTAKDVLKMVADEEIEWIDLRFTDPKGKWQHLTMVAGVVGEDELDDGFMFDGSSIEGWKAINESDMILKPDLDAVWIDPFSATPMLILVCDIVEPSTGELYARDPRSTAKRSEAYLKTTGIGDTIYIGPEAEFFMFDNVQFETSYATSYYKIDDIELPTNTGTSYESGNLGHRPRAKGGYFPVAPVDSAVDIRGEMVSTMLEMGLPCDKHHHEVAAGQHELGLTFGTLTTTADRMQIYKYVCHNVAQAYGKTVTFMPKPIKEDNGSGMHTHLSIWDGGTPLFAGNGYAGLSDTCLYFIGGIIKHAKALNAFTNPSTNSYKRLVPGYEAPVLLAYSARNRSASCRIPYGTGAKAKRVEVRFPDAMANPYLCYAALLMAGLDGIQNKIHPGEAMDKNLYDLPPAELANVPTVCASLREALETLASDHDFLLKGDVFTKDQIESYIELKMEEVARWEMTPSPVEFDMYYSY; translated from the coding sequence ATGGCGAATACGGCAAAAGACGTCCTGAAGATGGTCGCGGACGAGGAGATCGAGTGGATCGATCTGCGCTTCACCGATCCCAAGGGCAAATGGCAGCATCTGACCATGGTTGCCGGCGTCGTCGGCGAGGACGAACTGGATGACGGCTTCATGTTCGACGGCTCCTCGATCGAGGGCTGGAAGGCGATCAACGAGTCCGACATGATCCTGAAGCCCGATCTCGACGCCGTGTGGATCGATCCCTTCTCGGCCACGCCGATGCTGATCCTTGTGTGCGATATCGTCGAGCCGTCGACGGGCGAGCTCTATGCCCGCGATCCGCGCTCGACCGCCAAGCGTTCCGAAGCCTACCTCAAGACCACTGGCATCGGCGACACGATCTATATCGGGCCGGAAGCCGAATTCTTCATGTTCGACAACGTGCAGTTCGAGACGAGCTACGCCACGTCCTACTACAAGATCGACGATATCGAGCTGCCGACCAATACCGGGACCAGCTATGAGAGCGGCAATCTCGGCCACCGCCCACGCGCCAAGGGCGGCTATTTCCCGGTCGCACCGGTCGACTCCGCGGTCGACATCCGTGGCGAGATGGTCTCGACCATGCTCGAAATGGGTCTGCCGTGCGACAAGCACCACCATGAGGTCGCCGCCGGCCAGCACGAACTCGGCCTGACCTTCGGCACGCTGACCACCACTGCCGATCGCATGCAGATCTACAAGTACGTCTGCCACAATGTCGCGCAGGCCTACGGCAAGACGGTCACGTTCATGCCCAAGCCGATCAAGGAAGATAACGGCAGCGGCATGCACACGCATCTGTCGATCTGGGATGGCGGCACGCCGTTGTTCGCCGGCAACGGCTATGCCGGCCTCAGTGACACCTGCCTGTATTTCATCGGCGGGATCATCAAGCACGCCAAGGCGCTCAATGCCTTTACCAACCCGTCGACCAACAGCTACAAGCGCCTGGTCCCGGGCTATGAAGCGCCTGTGTTGCTCGCTTACTCGGCGCGCAACCGCTCGGCGTCGTGCCGCATTCCGTACGGCACCGGCGCCAAGGCAAAGCGCGTCGAAGTGCGCTTTCCCGACGCGATGGCCAACCCGTATCTCTGCTATGCGGCGCTGCTGATGGCCGGCCTCGACGGGATCCAGAACAAGATCCATCCCGGCGAAGCGATGGACAAGAACCTGTACGACCTGCCGCCGGCGGAACTGGCCAACGTGCCGACCGTCTGCGCGTCGCTTCGCGAGGCGCTCGAGACCTTGGCCTCGGATCACGATTTCCTGCTCAAGGGCGACGTGTTCACCAAGGACCAGATCGAGTCGTACATCGAACTGAAGATGGAAGAGGTCGCGCGCTGGGAAATGACCCCGAGCCCGGTCGAGTTCGATATGTACTACAGCTACTGA
- a CDS encoding quinone oxidoreductase family protein has translation MTRAAQISRTGGPEVIDWIDVDLPDPAPGEVRMRNIAVGLNYIDVYHRTGLYPAKLPGGLGSEAAGVVEAVGEGVTHFAPGDRVGTFGPTLGAYATARNLPADTLLPLPDDVDDQTAAALLLKGCTAEFLIERCAKVQPGQTVLVHAAAGGVGHLLVGWLKAIGATVIGTAGSDEKAAQARAAGADHVILHKEEDTAGRVREITGGAGVPVILDGVGKATWQVSLDSAARRGLIVSYGNAGGKVDGVDLGVLAAKGSLFVSRPTLFHYYVTAEERQAGVARLFEMLRTGAIVPEIGQTFALENAADAHRALEAGNTRGATVLVV, from the coding sequence ATGACCCGCGCCGCCCAGATCAGCCGCACCGGTGGACCCGAGGTGATCGACTGGATCGATGTCGACCTGCCGGATCCCGCGCCGGGCGAGGTGCGGATGCGCAATATCGCGGTCGGGCTCAACTATATCGACGTGTATCATCGCACCGGACTTTACCCGGCCAAGCTGCCAGGCGGCCTGGGATCGGAGGCCGCCGGCGTGGTCGAGGCAGTGGGCGAGGGGGTGACGCACTTCGCCCCCGGTGACCGGGTGGGGACGTTCGGCCCGACGCTTGGCGCCTATGCCACGGCGCGCAACCTGCCGGCCGACACGCTGCTGCCATTACCCGATGACGTGGACGACCAGACTGCTGCCGCCTTGCTGCTGAAGGGCTGCACCGCGGAATTCCTGATCGAGCGCTGCGCCAAGGTGCAGCCCGGCCAGACCGTCCTGGTCCATGCCGCGGCAGGCGGTGTCGGGCATCTGCTCGTCGGCTGGCTGAAAGCGATCGGCGCGACGGTGATAGGCACCGCAGGCAGCGACGAGAAAGCCGCCCAGGCGCGTGCCGCGGGCGCCGATCACGTCATCCTGCACAAGGAAGAGGATACTGCCGGCCGCGTGCGCGAGATCACGGGCGGCGCAGGCGTGCCGGTGATCCTCGATGGTGTGGGCAAGGCGACCTGGCAGGTTTCACTCGATAGCGCAGCACGGCGCGGCCTGATCGTCAGCTATGGCAATGCCGGCGGCAAGGTGGATGGCGTCGATCTGGGCGTGCTCGCAGCCAAGGGTTCGCTGTTTGTCTCGCGACCCACCTTGTTCCATTATTATGTGACTGCGGAGGAACGACAGGCCGGCGTCGCGCGGCTGTTCGAGATGTTGCGCACCGGGGCAATCGTGCCGGAGATCGGGCAGACCTTCGCGCTGGAGAACGCGGCGGACGCGCACCGTGCGCTGGAGGCGGGAAACACGCGCGGGGCGACGGTGTTGGTGGTGTAG
- a CDS encoding aldehyde dehydrogenase family protein — MKSYLKHYIDGAWVDSDGGTRHAVIDPATEQPVSKIMLGSHADVDKAVAAARRAFESFSRTSAADRAALLGRIIEEYKARIPDLAQATSEEMGAPIGFATAAQAPAGLGYFLGTLKALNEFSFEEMDGKTRVVHEPLGVVAMITPWNWPLNQICAKVAPALAAGDTMVLKPSEEAPGCAVILAEILDKAGVPAGVFNLVNGDGQTVGAALSTHRDVDMVSFTGSTRAGIAVAQAAAATVKRVHQELGGKAPNLVLQGADLAAVLPPTLQGVIANSGQSCIAPTRLLVHTSQVADATQVVKSIMESVSVGNPNEMGAHIGPVVNKAQYDKIQGLIQSAIDEGATLVTGGTGRPDGRNAGYFVKPTLFADVTPGMRIAREEVFGPVATITAYDDEEHAIRLANDTEYGLSATISGDPAEAARIAPRLRAGMVTINGWSGGGGAPFGGYKQSGNGREGGKYGLADFMEIKAVIGAPV, encoded by the coding sequence ATGAAGAGCTACCTCAAGCATTATATCGACGGCGCCTGGGTCGATAGCGACGGGGGCACGCGCCATGCGGTGATCGATCCCGCGACCGAACAGCCGGTGAGCAAGATCATGCTTGGTAGTCATGCGGACGTCGACAAGGCAGTCGCAGCGGCCAGGCGTGCGTTCGAGAGCTTTTCGCGCACCAGCGCGGCCGATCGTGCGGCTCTGCTGGGCCGCATCATCGAGGAATATAAAGCTCGCATCCCCGATCTCGCACAGGCGACGAGCGAAGAGATGGGCGCGCCGATCGGCTTTGCCACGGCAGCGCAGGCACCGGCCGGCCTCGGCTATTTCCTCGGCACGCTAAAGGCGCTGAACGAGTTCAGCTTCGAGGAGATGGACGGCAAGACGCGCGTGGTGCACGAGCCGCTGGGCGTCGTGGCAATGATAACGCCGTGGAACTGGCCGCTCAACCAGATCTGCGCGAAAGTCGCCCCGGCACTTGCCGCCGGCGACACGATGGTGCTGAAGCCGTCGGAGGAAGCACCGGGCTGCGCGGTGATCCTGGCCGAGATCCTCGACAAAGCGGGCGTGCCGGCGGGTGTGTTCAACCTCGTCAACGGCGATGGTCAGACGGTCGGCGCGGCGCTGTCCACGCACCGCGATGTCGACATGGTGAGCTTCACCGGATCGACCCGCGCCGGCATCGCCGTGGCACAGGCGGCCGCTGCCACCGTCAAGCGCGTGCATCAGGAACTGGGCGGCAAGGCGCCGAACCTGGTGCTGCAGGGCGCCGATCTTGCCGCCGTGCTGCCGCCCACGCTGCAGGGCGTGATCGCCAATTCGGGGCAGAGCTGCATCGCGCCGACCCGCCTGCTGGTGCACACGAGCCAGGTGGCTGACGCGACGCAAGTGGTGAAGTCGATCATGGAAAGCGTAAGCGTCGGTAACCCGAACGAGATGGGTGCGCATATCGGGCCGGTGGTCAACAAGGCGCAATACGACAAGATCCAGGGACTAATCCAGTCGGCGATCGACGAGGGCGCGACACTCGTCACCGGCGGCACCGGGCGCCCGGATGGCCGCAATGCGGGGTATTTCGTCAAGCCGACGCTGTTTGCCGATGTCACTCCTGGCATGCGTATCGCGCGCGAGGAGGTGTTCGGGCCGGTGGCGACGATTACTGCCTATGACGATGAAGAGCATGCCATCCGCCTGGCCAACGATACCGAATACGGGCTGTCGGCGACGATCTCCGGCGACCCCGCCGAAGCTGCACGGATCGCGCCGCGGCTACGTGCGGGCATGGTGACGATCAATGGCTGGTCGGGGGGCGGCGGCGCACCGTTCGGCGGCTACAAGCAATCCGGCAACGGTCGCGAGGGCGGCAAATACGGGCTGGCCGATTTCATGGAGATCAAGGCCGTTATCGGCGCGCCGGTTTGA
- a CDS encoding P-II family nitrogen regulator, whose product MKKIEAIIKPFKLDEVKEALHEVGVSGITVTEAKGFGRQKGHTELYRGAEYVVDFLPKVKLEVVVEDALAERVVEAIAAAAQTGRIGDGKIFVIPVETALRIRTGERNEDAI is encoded by the coding sequence GTGAAGAAGATCGAAGCGATCATCAAGCCGTTCAAGCTTGATGAGGTGAAGGAGGCGCTGCACGAGGTGGGTGTCAGTGGCATCACGGTGACCGAGGCCAAGGGCTTCGGCCGGCAGAAGGGCCACACCGAGCTGTATCGCGGCGCCGAATATGTCGTGGATTTCCTCCCCAAGGTGAAGCTGGAAGTGGTCGTCGAGGACGCGCTGGCCGAGCGCGTGGTCGAGGCGATCGCTGCCGCGGCACAAACCGGGCGCATCGGCGACGGCAAGATCTTCGTCATTCCGGTCGAGACGGCACTGCGCATCCGCACCGGCGAACGCAACGAGGATGCGATTTGA
- the map gene encoding type I methionyl aminopeptidase, with translation MTDYVTVTADAPMSRTGAIKLHGRAAFDAMHKAGRLAAETLDMLVPHVVPGVFTGELNDLIHRFIVDRGGVPATLGYRGYTHASCISINHVVCHGIPSPKALKSGDIVNIDVTPIVDGWHGDSSRMYLVGDVPIKARRLVDVTYECLMVGIEQARPGNTMGDVAHAIQAHAERHRYGVVRDFCGHGLGQLFHDAPEVVHVGRPGTGPELKPGMIFTIEPMINIGRPDVKLLDDGWTAVTRDRSLSAQFEHSIGITEDGCEIFTSSPGGFDKPAY, from the coding sequence ATGACCGACTATGTAACCGTTACGGCCGACGCGCCGATGAGCCGCACCGGCGCGATCAAGCTCCATGGGCGCGCCGCCTTCGATGCCATGCACAAGGCTGGGCGGCTTGCTGCCGAGACACTCGACATGCTGGTGCCGCACGTCGTGCCCGGCGTATTCACCGGCGAGCTCAACGATCTGATCCACCGCTTCATTGTGGATCGCGGCGGCGTGCCCGCCACGCTTGGCTATCGTGGCTATACGCATGCCAGCTGCATCTCGATCAACCATGTCGTGTGTCACGGCATCCCCAGCCCTAAGGCGTTGAAGAGCGGCGATATCGTCAATATCGACGTGACGCCGATCGTGGATGGCTGGCACGGCGATTCGAGCCGGATGTATCTGGTCGGCGACGTTCCGATCAAGGCGCGGCGGCTGGTCGACGTCACCTATGAATGCCTGATGGTCGGCATCGAACAGGCGCGCCCCGGCAACACGATGGGCGATGTGGCGCATGCCATCCAGGCCCATGCCGAGCGCCACCGCTACGGCGTGGTGCGCGATTTCTGTGGCCATGGCCTCGGGCAGCTGTTCCATGACGCGCCCGAAGTGGTGCATGTCGGACGCCCGGGCACCGGGCCGGAGCTGAAGCCGGGCATGATCTTCACGATCGAGCCGATGATCAATATCGGCCGCCCGGACGTGAAGCTGCTCGACGATGGCTGGACGGCAGTGACCCGCGACCGATCGCTGTCGGCACAGTTCGAGCATTCGATCGGCATCACCGAGGACGGCTGCGAGATCTTCACCTCCAGCCCGGGCGGGTTCGACAAGCCGGCTTATTGA
- a CDS encoding ATP-grasp domain-containing protein — protein sequence MTTIDVLMPVAGNAYAATAPAYLDTYRPAFAAHGLTLNGVPWDEAAGTADATLALFAWGYHLDVVRWEEVLARWPSDRPLLNPPSLLRWNTRKTYLFELADRGVPIVPSIFGDADEDSAARAFDAFGCDELVIKPQVSGGSHKTVRVRRGESVAPLSDAILQPFLQAVGDEGELSLLFVGGLFSHAVRKVAAAGEFRIQPQFGGVLTRFKPAPEQLAQAKRVVAALPAPPLYARSIFCG from the coding sequence ATGACGACGATCGATGTGCTGATGCCCGTTGCCGGCAACGCCTATGCGGCGACCGCTCCGGCCTATCTCGACACCTACCGCCCGGCCTTCGCCGCGCACGGCCTCACGCTGAACGGCGTGCCGTGGGACGAAGCCGCGGGCACTGCCGATGCGACGCTGGCGCTGTTCGCCTGGGGCTATCACCTCGATGTCGTGCGCTGGGAAGAGGTGCTCGCGCGCTGGCCGAGCGATCGGCCGCTGCTTAACCCTCCGTCGCTGCTTCGCTGGAACACGCGCAAGACCTATCTGTTTGAACTCGCCGACCGAGGCGTGCCGATCGTGCCGAGCATCTTCGGCGACGCGGACGAGGATAGCGCGGCGCGTGCCTTCGATGCGTTCGGCTGCGACGAATTGGTGATTAAGCCGCAAGTCTCGGGCGGCAGCCACAAGACGGTTCGCGTGCGCCGCGGCGAGAGTGTCGCGCCGCTCAGCGATGCCATCCTGCAGCCGTTCCTGCAGGCGGTTGGCGACGAAGGTGAATTGTCGCTGCTGTTCGTCGGCGGCTTGTTCAGCCACGCCGTGCGCAAGGTTGCCGCTGCGGGCGAGTTCCGTATCCAGCCGCAATTCGGCGGCGTGCTCACGCGGTTCAAGCCGGCGCCGGAGCAACTTGCTCAGGCCAAACGCGTGGTCGCCGCTCTGCCGGCACCACCGTTATACGCGCGGTCGATTTTTTGCGGCTGA